The Cinclus cinclus chromosome 28, bCinCin1.1, whole genome shotgun sequence genome window below encodes:
- the DIRAS1 gene encoding GTP-binding protein Di-Ras1 → MPEQSNDYRVVVFGAGGVGKSSLVLRFVKGTFRDTYIPTIEDTYRQVISCDKSVCTLQITDTTGSHQFPAMQRLSISKGHAFILVFSVTSKQSLEELKPIYQQIVQIKGSVESIPIMLVGNKCDETQREVESREGEAVAKEWKCAFMETSAKMNYNVKELFQELLNLEKRRNVSLTIDGKRSSKQKRTDKIKGKCSIM, encoded by the coding sequence ATGCCGGAGCAGAGCAACGACTACCGGGTGGTGGTGTTCGGAGCCGGCGGCGTGGGCAAGAGCTCGCTGGTGCTGCGCTTCGTCAAGGGGACCTTCCGTGACACCTACATCCCCACCATCGAGGACACGTACCGGCAGGTGATCAGCTGCGACAAGAGCGTGTGCACCCTGCAGATCACCGACACCACCGGCAGCCACCAGTTCCCGGCCATGCAGCGCCTGTCCATCTCCAAGGGCCATGCCTTCATCCTGGTCTTCTCGGTCACCAGCAAGCAGTCGCTGGAGGAGCTGAAGCCCATCTACCAGCAGATCGTGCAGATCAAGGGCAGCGTGGAGAGCATCCCCATCATGCTGGTGGGTAACAAGTGCGACGAGACGCAGCGCGAggtggagagcagggagggggagGCCGTGGCCAAGGAGTGGAAATGCGCCTTCATGGAGACCTCGGCCAAGATGAACTACAACGTCAAGGAGctcttccaggagctgctgaacctggagaagaggaggaacGTCAGCCTCACCATCGACGGGAAGCGCTCCAGCAAGCAGAAGAGGACAGACAAAATCAAGGGGAAGTGCAGCATCATGTAG
- the SLC39A3 gene encoding zinc transporter ZIP3, with product MRMAVAKVLCLLGICVLLLAGALLPVRLMDSDYEKAQRSRKVLALWNSFGGGVFLATCFNALLPAVRGKLDEVLRQNNVTTDYPVAETIMVVGFFLSVFVDQLFLTFQKEKPSFIDLETFNAGSDVGSDSEYESPFIASSRGRALYGEHGPHPHSLNLPELSRCGPRRLLGLVFALCTHSIFEGLALGLQEEGSRVVSLFLGVAVHETLVAVALGISMAKASLPLRDAAKLAVAVCLMIPLGIGIGMGIESSRNAAGSIASLLLQGIAGGTFLFITFFEILAKELEEKSQRLLKVLCLVLGYAALAGLVLIPW from the exons ATGAGGATGGCGGTGGCCaaggtgctgtgcctgctggggatctgtgtgctgctgctggccggGGCCCTGCTGCCCGTCAGGCTCATGGACTCTGACTACGAGAAGGCTCAGCGCTCCCGGAAGGTGCTGGccctctggaattcctttgGAGGCGGCGTCTTCCTGGCCACGTGCTTCAACGCCCTGCTGCCCGCTGTGAGAGGGAAG CTCGACGAGGTCCTCAGGCAGAACAACGTCACCACTGACTACCCGGTGGCCGAGACCATCATGGTGGTCGGCTTTTTCCTGTCGGTCTTCGTGGACCAGCTCTTCCTGACCTTCCAGAAGGAGAAACCCTCCTTCATCGACCTGGAGACCTTCAACGCGGGCTCGGACGTGGGCAGCGACTCGGAGTACGAGAGTCCCTTCATTGCCTCATCCCGTGGGCGTGCCCTGTACGGCGAGCACGGCCCCCACCCGCACAGCCTCAACCTCCCGGAGCTGTCGCGCTGCGGCCCCCGGCGCCTCCTGGGGCTGGTGTTCGCCCTGTGCACGCACTCCATCTTCGAGGGGCTGGCCCTGGGCTTGCAGGAGGAGGGCAGCAGAGTGGTCAGTTTGTTCCTGGGAGTGGCCGTGCACGAGACGCTGGTGGCTGTGGCTTTGGGTATCAGCATGGCCAAAGCCTCGCTGCCGCTGAGGGACGCGGCCAAGCTGGCGGTGGCCGTGTGCCTGATGATCCCGCTGGGAATTGGCATCGGGATGGGCATCgagagcagcaggaatgctgcGGGCAGCATcgcatccctgctgctgcagggcatcgCTGGCGGCACCTTCCTCTTCATCACCTTCTTCGAGATCCTGGccaaggagctggaggagaagagCCAGCGGCTGCTCAaggtgctgtgcctggtgctgggCTACGCCGCGCTGGCCGGGCTGGTGCTCATCCCGTGGTGA